The Desulfonatronum lacustre DSM 10312 region GGCATGTCTCGACCGCCAAATGCCCGGCTGTTCTGAACCATCCCCTATCCGCAAGCTTGAATTTTCCGGACCACTCAACCGGCGCAATGAACCATAGGATTCGCCACGTCGAGCCGGAAGCGTTGCCGTCCTTGGACGTTCCGGTCATTACACTAGGTGCAGGGCAAAGTTAAGAATGACTTAATATAAAAAAAGATTCAAGAAAATTTAATAAATATTTTATAAAATATTGACATTTATTTTGACCTTCTCTAAGCAGAAAGTGAAGGCTTGAAATACAAGGTGGATGGAGGCTGGCTTGCGAAGAATCCCCGTATCTCTCGGCATATGAAACAGAGACTTTATCCTCATGGAATACATAAAAAAAGCGCGGAAATCGGCTGAAGACCACGGCGCAGAGATCAGTAAAACAGTTGCGCCCATGCTGGATGACATCCGAGCCCGTGGCGAATTGGCAATCCGCGAGATGGCCGCCAAATTTGACGGTTGGTCCGGTGAGTTCGTGCTCAGAGAGAATAAAAAGCAGCACTTGATTGCCGCTGTCCCGGAGCAGGTCAGAGCGGACATCCGCTTTGCTTACGAACAGGTCCGCAGCTTCGCTCTGCGGCAGCGCGAAAGCATTCGAGATTTCGAGGTTAACTCCTTCCCCGGGGTGCGCCTGGGGCAGCGCGTTCTGCCGATGGACGTTGCGGGATGCTATGTTCCCGGCGGGCGATTCGCCCATGCCTGCTCGGCCATCATGAGCGTGGCCACGGCCAAGGCCGCCGGAGTGCCCTTTGTGGTGGCCTGCTCTCCTCCTCGCGGTGAGAGCATCGACCCGGCAGTGGCCTTTGCCATGGACCTGGCCGGTGCGGATGTGATTCTCGAGCTCGGTGGCGTACAGGCCGTCGCGGCCATGGCCTACGGCCTTTTTACGGGCAGGCCGGCAAACATCCTCGTGGGGCCGGGCAACGCCTACGTGGCCGAGGCCAAGGCCCTGCTGGCCGGGAGCGGGGCTTGCGGGATCGATGTGTATGCCGGGCCCACGGAGTCGGCGATCATCGCGGACCAGAACGCGGATCCCATGACCGTTGCCGTGGACCTCGTTTCCCAGGCGGAGCATGGTCCGGATTCACCAGTCTGGCTGTTCACGGATTACCGCGAACTGGCGGACCAGGTGCTGGACCTGCTGCCCAGAGTGATCGCGGACATGCCCGTTCCGGATGTCCCCAGAACCGCCTGGTCCGACTACGGCGAAATCATCCTCTGTGCGGACCGGGACGAATTGTGCCGGGTTTGCGATGCATACGCCCCGGAGCATGTCCAGGTCATGGCCGAGGATCTGGATTGGTGGCTGGACAATCTACGTTCCTATGGATCGCTTTTTCTTGGCGAAGGCAGCTCGGTTGCCCATGGCGACAAGTGCTCCGGAACCAACCACATCCTCCCCACCAGGAAGGCCGCCCGACACAGCGGCGGACTGAGCGTGCATAAATTTTTAAAAATCAGCACGTATCAGGAAATCGACAGGGCGGCCAACAAGCAATTCAGCGCCGTTGCCTCACGACTTTCCAGGGTCGAGGGCATGGAAGGTCATGCCCGATCCTGCGATTGGCGGCTCAGGAAATTTTGCCCGGGCGAGAACTGGGATTTTCACGTCCACAACAATCTGGATGGTTGAAGATTCGGTAACTGTTCAATAATTGAGGCAATGGAGCTTTCAGACAATGCCCAGCCTTTTTGAGCAGTTACAAGATGCACATGTACACGAAACCACATCACAACAAGAAAAGGAGCGAATCATGAGCGTAGACAGGCCGTTTGATCTGTATTGCCCCACGAAAATCAAGTTTGGTGCCGGGATTACGGCTGCGGCAGGCGCGGAGGTCAAGGCGCTCAGGGGGAGCAAGGTCCTCGTTGTCGCCGACCCTGGAGTCGTCAAGGCGGGCTTGCTGGAGGGCGTTCTGGACTCCCTGAAGAAGGAGAATTTGCCGTTTGCCGTCTTCGACCAGGTGGAGGTGAATGCCACGCTGAGTTCCGTTGTGAAAGCCTCGGAGCTGCAAAAGAGCGAACAGTGCGACATTCTGCTGCTGGTCGGCGGCGGAAGCACCATGGACACCGGCAAGGGCGTCGGTTGCCTGGCCACCAACGAGGGGCCGCTGCCAGCCTACGAAGGGCCTGAAAAATACAGCAATCCACCCTTGCCTTCCATTGCCGTGCCCACCACAGCCGGAACCGGCAGCGAGCTGAGCTTTGGTGCGGTGCTCTTCGATGAAGAGCGTAACTACAAATTCTCCTTCCGCAGCTCCATGCAAATCCCGAAAGTTGCACTGCTTGATCCGCTGCTGCTTTCAAGCCTGCCGTCCCATGTGGCCGCGGGAAGCGGAATGGATGCGCTCTCCCATTGCGCTGAAGCATTTGTTTCCAAGTGGGCGACGCACTTCACGGATGCCTACTGCCGGGAAAATTTTATCCTCGTGGGCAAGTATCTGCGCCGCTTTGTCGCCGACCCCGCGGATACCGAGGCCGCTGGCGGCATGCTCCAGGCCAGCTCCATGGGTTCCATGGCCTTCAATACCGCCCGTCTTGGCCTGGTTCACGCCATGGCTTCCCCGTTGGGCGCCCACTTTCACCTGCCCCACGGCACGGCCTGCGCTGTACTGATGCCGGCGGTGATGCGCTTCAACCTGCTTGCCTGCCCTGAAAAATACCGTGAAATGGCCTTGTTGTTGGAAGGGGCGGTTTTCGGAAACAGCATGCTGGATCAAGCGGAGTCCGGCGTATACGCTGTGGAACGATTGCTGGATGATCTTGATATGAACGTTGAAATCGACACGACGCTTGTCACCGAGGAAAAGCTGTCCCAAATGGCGGATGAAACCTTGTCGTCAGGCATGCAGCTCACGAATCCCCGGAATGTGACAAAGGCTGACGTGATCAAGGTGTATAAGGATTATTTTAATATTTAAGTTTACAGGGCAAAGACAGCGCTGAAGGACAATCCCGTCTTTGCGTTTTCCATTAAAGCTGGGGCGTAAAAATTTTGCCCCTTGATTGGGGAGGCACATGTCAGTGTGTGTTTTCATCAACGGAGATGGCCAAACCTGCCCACACCAATATCAACACAAACAGAGAGAGGAGGTGAAGCGCTTCAAGTCGATGGTGTCGTCTCCATGTGGATGTTTTCGCGGAGATGGACGACAAATCAACCAGTAACGATGTGGAGGGACCGAGATGTTTAAGAAAGTTACAATGATGGTCGTGTGTTTGTGTTTTTTCCTCGGCATGATGGCGGGCAGCGCTTCGGCCCAAAAGGTTATCAAGGTCGGCATGGGGGATCCCATTGATTCGGACCAGGGCGCTTTTGCCACGCGTTTCAAGGAGGCTGTGGAAGGCTTGTCCAACGGTGAGATTAAAGTGGAGCTTTTCCCCGGCGGTGCCCTGGGCGCGGAGACGGAAATGCTCCAGAACGTCCGCATGGGAACCTTGGAAGTGGCCATCACGGCCGTGGGCAACATGGCTCCCTTTGTGCCCCAGTTCGCTGCCCTGAGCTACCCCTACCTGATCGAGACCCACTACGACGCGGTCAAGGCGACCACCGGCTATCTTGGCAAGTATTGGAACGAGATCAGCAAGGAAAAGGGCGGCTTTGAGATCCTGGGCTGGACCTACTCGAACTTCCGCTACGTGACCAACTCCCGCCGCCCGGTCTGCAACCTGGCGGACATTAAGGACCTGAAAATCCGCGTTCCGCAGAACAGGGTCATCCTGGCTGCCTTCACCGCTTGGGGCGCCAACCCGGTGCCCATGGCCTGGGCCGAAACCTTCACCGCATTGCAGCAGCGCGTGGTGGACGGTCAGGAAAATCCCTATATCGTCAACTACACCATGAATTTCCACGAAGTGCAGGATTACATCACGGAAACCCATTACCAGTACTCCCTGCAGCCCATGATCATCGGCGTGAACACCTTGGCCAATATGGACGATGAAACCCGGGCGATCATTATCCGGGCCGGCATCGAAGCCCAGCAGTATGGGCTGCTCTTTCAGGTTCTGGAAGCTGAAAAAGCCAAACAGGCCATGCAGGCTGCCGGCGTCGAGGTCTGTGAACTGGAAGACGAGGAAGAGTGGAAGAGAATCGCCATGGAAAAAGTCTGGCCTGAATACTACGACTTTGTCGGTGGGAAGGAAGTCATCGACACCATGCGCAAGCACCTTGGCAAGTAATCTCTGATGTTGACCACCCTGTGAACATGGGGTGATTTCCAGGTAAGTAGGGGCGACCCGCGGTCGCCCCTATTTTTCTCACGTATCGACAACGGACATATTTGTTTTTGGCGGTCACATGGATTCTCGAGAGTGATCATCACTCCGGTTTTTCAGGACTGCCGATCATTATCGTACAACCATCTTCCCAACTGAAGGAGATCGCCTTGTTCAGGAAATTGGCCCTAGTTGCCGTATCCGCGATTGTGTTGAGTCTCGTGGGACCGACCACTGCCCTGGCCACGCAGAGCATCAATGTGGGGATCGGCGACCTTCTGGATTCGGATCAGGGAAAGTTGGCCCAACGATTCAAGGAGATTGTCGAAGCGGTATCAGAAGGGAATATCGACGTGCAGCTGTTTCCCGGCGGAACGCTGGGGACGGAACAGGAAATGGTGCAAAATGTTCGCTCCGGCGCACTGGACATGGCCATTGCCAGCACAGCCACTTTGGCGTCGTTCGTACCGCATTTCGAGGCCCTGCACTACCCGTACCTGATCGAGAGCCAGGACGAAGCGATCAGGGCCACGACGGGCTATCTCGGCAATTTCTGGAACGACGCAGGCAAGAGCAGGGGCGGGTTCGAGATTTTGGGCTGGGCCCACTCGGGCTTCCGGTATCTGACCAACTCTCGGCGCCCTGTCTGCACCCTGGCGGACCTTAAGGGATTGAAAATCCGTGTTCCCCAAAACAGGATCACCCTGGCGACGTTCTCCGCCTGGGGCGCCACCCCTGTGCCCATGGCCTGGGAGGAAACGTACACCGCTTTGCAGCAAGGTGTGGTGGACGGCCAGGAAGCACCATACATGCCGTTCCTGGAAGTCCAGAAATTCGTCAGCCTGACCCACTATCAGTACAAGCTGTCGCCAATGATCATCGGTACGAAAACACTGGAGAGCCTGGACGACGACACGCGGAGGATCCTGACGCGGGCCGGTTTG contains the following coding sequences:
- a CDS encoding iron-containing alcohol dehydrogenase; the protein is MSVDRPFDLYCPTKIKFGAGITAAAGAEVKALRGSKVLVVADPGVVKAGLLEGVLDSLKKENLPFAVFDQVEVNATLSSVVKASELQKSEQCDILLLVGGGSTMDTGKGVGCLATNEGPLPAYEGPEKYSNPPLPSIAVPTTAGTGSELSFGAVLFDEERNYKFSFRSSMQIPKVALLDPLLLSSLPSHVAAGSGMDALSHCAEAFVSKWATHFTDAYCRENFILVGKYLRRFVADPADTEAAGGMLQASSMGSMAFNTARLGLVHAMASPLGAHFHLPHGTACAVLMPAVMRFNLLACPEKYREMALLLEGAVFGNSMLDQAESGVYAVERLLDDLDMNVEIDTTLVTEEKLSQMADETLSSGMQLTNPRNVTKADVIKVYKDYFNI
- a CDS encoding TRAP transporter substrate-binding protein; this encodes MFKKVTMMVVCLCFFLGMMAGSASAQKVIKVGMGDPIDSDQGAFATRFKEAVEGLSNGEIKVELFPGGALGAETEMLQNVRMGTLEVAITAVGNMAPFVPQFAALSYPYLIETHYDAVKATTGYLGKYWNEISKEKGGFEILGWTYSNFRYVTNSRRPVCNLADIKDLKIRVPQNRVILAAFTAWGANPVPMAWAETFTALQQRVVDGQENPYIVNYTMNFHEVQDYITETHYQYSLQPMIIGVNTLANMDDETRAIIIRAGIEAQQYGLLFQVLEAEKAKQAMQAAGVEVCELEDEEEWKRIAMEKVWPEYYDFVGGKEVIDTMRKHLGK
- the hisD gene encoding histidinol dehydrogenase → MEYIKKARKSAEDHGAEISKTVAPMLDDIRARGELAIREMAAKFDGWSGEFVLRENKKQHLIAAVPEQVRADIRFAYEQVRSFALRQRESIRDFEVNSFPGVRLGQRVLPMDVAGCYVPGGRFAHACSAIMSVATAKAAGVPFVVACSPPRGESIDPAVAFAMDLAGADVILELGGVQAVAAMAYGLFTGRPANILVGPGNAYVAEAKALLAGSGACGIDVYAGPTESAIIADQNADPMTVAVDLVSQAEHGPDSPVWLFTDYRELADQVLDLLPRVIADMPVPDVPRTAWSDYGEIILCADRDELCRVCDAYAPEHVQVMAEDLDWWLDNLRSYGSLFLGEGSSVAHGDKCSGTNHILPTRKAARHSGGLSVHKFLKISTYQEIDRAANKQFSAVASRLSRVEGMEGHARSCDWRLRKFCPGENWDFHVHNNLDG
- a CDS encoding TRAP transporter substrate-binding protein, whose product is MFRKLALVAVSAIVLSLVGPTTALATQSINVGIGDLLDSDQGKLAQRFKEIVEAVSEGNIDVQLFPGGTLGTEQEMVQNVRSGALDMAIASTATLASFVPHFEALHYPYLIESQDEAIRATTGYLGNFWNDAGKSRGGFEILGWAHSGFRYLTNSRRPVCTLADLKGLKIRVPQNRITLATFSAWGATPVPMAWEETYTALQQGVVDGQEAPYMPFLEVQKFVSLTHYQYKLSPMIIGTKTLESLDDDTRRILTRAGLEAQQYYQVHQIHEAEKARMHAEKMGIAICSLEDEETWKDIARETVWPRFYDSVGGRQVIDTIQLRLGKHLDNR